The sequence TTAGCAGGATAAGTTTTTTAAATCGACAGGGAACATATCGTGCGAGCCGGCTAAATCAGTGGATTGACTTTGTTTTTGCCAGTGGCATGATGCGCACGAAATCTGAACTTCCTCACGGTTTTTAATCCATGACCACCTATACCCGGCCAGTGCTACTGTTGCTCTGTGGCCTGCTTCTGCTGACCCTGGCGATCGCAGTGTTGAATACGCTCGTCCCGCTGTGGCTCGCCCATGAAAACTTACCGACCTGGCAGGTGGGTATGGTTAGCTCGTCCTTTTTCACCGGGAACCTGCTGGGCACATTATTAACCGGTAGCCTGATTAAACGCTTTGGCTTTAATCGCAGCTATTATCTGGCTTCGCTGATTTTCGCCGCCGGGTGTGCCGGGTTGGGCCTGATGGTCGGCTTCTGGAGCTGGATGGCGTGGCGCTTTATCGCCGGTGTCGGTTGCGCGATGATTTGGGTGGTTGTTGAAAGTGCGCTGATGTGCAGCGGCACGTCACGTAACCGCGGGCGCCTGCTGGCAGCCTATATGATGGTTTACTATGTGGGCACCGTGCTGGGACAACTGATGGTCAGCAAACTGCCAACGGACCTGATGAGCGTGCTGCCATGGGTAACCGGTATGGTGCTGGCGGCGATCCTGCCGCTGCTCTTTACGCGTATCGTTAACCAGAAAAGTGAGCATCAGGAAGCGACCCACATCTGGCCGATGCTGAGGCTGCGCCAGGCGCGTCTGGGAGTGAATGGCTGTATTATCTCGGGGATTGTTCTGGGCTCGCTCTATGGTCTTATGCCGCTCTACCTGAACCATCAGGGTGTCAGCGATGCCGGGATTGGTTTCTGGATGGCGGTCATGGTGAGCGCGGGGATTGTCGGACAGTGGCCGATTGGCCGCCTGGCCGATCGCTTCGGTCGCCTGCTGGTGCTGCGCGTTCAGGTCTTTGTGGTGATCATGGGCTGTTTTGCTATGCTCAGCAACGCCGCGATGGCCCCAGCGCTGTTTATCCTTGGGGCAGCGGGGTTCACGCTTTATCCGGTCGCGATGGCGTGGGCCTGTGAGAAAGTTGAACATCACCAGCTGGTGGCGATGAACCAGGCGCTGTTATTAAGCTATACCATCGGCAGCCTGCTGGGACCAACATTTACCGCGATGCTGATGCAGAGTTATTCTGACAATTTGCTGTTTATCATGATCGCCAGCGTGTCGTTTATTTATCTCTTAATGCTGCTGCGCAAAGCAGGCGAGCATCCAACGCCTGTGGCGCACGCCTGATTAAATAAAAGCCTGTCAATGACAGGCTTTTTTGGGTAATGGTGCCAACTTACTGATTTAGTGTACGATGGTGTTTTTGAGGTGCTCCCGTGGCTTCCATCTCCATCAGTTGTCCCTCCTGCTCAGCTACTGAAGGCGTGGTGCGTAACGGTAAAAGTACTGCCGGACATCAGCGCTATCTCTGCTCTCACTGCCGTAAAACATGGCAGCTACAGTTCACTTACACCGCCTCTCAGCCCGGTACACACCAGAAAATCATTGATATGGCCATGAATGGTGTTGGATGCCGGGCAACCGCCCGCATTATGGGCGTTGGCCTCAACACGATTTTACGTCACTTAAAAAACTCAGGCCGCAGTCGGTAACCTCGCGCATACAGCCGGGCAGTGATGTGATTGTCTGCGCTGAAATGGACGAACAGTGGGGCTACGTCGGTGCTAAATCACGTCAGCGCTGGCTGTTTTACGCGTATGACAGGATACGGAGGACGGTTGTGGCGCACGTCTTCGGTGAACGCACTCTGGCCACACTGGAGCGTCTTCTGAGCCTGCTGTCGGCCTTTGAGGTCGTGGTATGGATGACGGATGGCTGGCCGCTGTATGAATCCCGCCTGAAGGGAAAGCTGCACGTAATCAGCAAGCGTTACACTCAGCGAATTGAGCGGCATAACCTGAATCTGAGACAACATCTGGCAAGGCTGGGACGGAAGTCACTGTCGTTCTCAAAATCGGTGGAGCTGCATGACAAGGTCATCGGGCATTATCTGAACATAAAACACTATCAGTAAGTTGGAGTCATTACCCTTTTTTGTCCCTGTCATATATAAGACTTTTACGTATTGTTTGTTTTCCCCGCCCGGCGATAATTCAAATGAGTTCTACCACTAAAAGGCAACAATCATGTCTAAACGTCGTTTTTCCACTACCGCACTTGCCGTAGTGTTGTCTTTAACGTTTGCAACGGCTCCGGTCATGGCTAATCCAGGAAACGGGAATGGCGGTGGTCACGGCAACGGTGGCGGACAAGGTAATGGCGGCAATCATGGTAACGGGAACTCTGGTAACCATGGTAATAAGCAAAATAGCGGTCAGGATAACCCAGGGAAATCAGATAAGAGCTTTAAAAGCAGCAAAGATGTCGGCAATGATGTTGACGCTCGCGTAAGCTTCGATCATGCCCGTCACCTGGCACTGAATTACGGCTTAACGGGCTATGAGTCTCTGCCTCCGGGTATTGCGAAAAACCTGGCCCGCGGTAAACCACTTCCTCCGGGTATTGCGAAGAAAACCGTGCCAGCCTCTATGCTTGGCCAGCTTCCATCCTACCCAGGTTATGAATGGCGCGTGGTGGGTGACGATCTGGTCTTAATCGCGCTGAGTACGGCGATTGTGACTTCCGTTATTAACGGCGTCTTTAAATAGAATTTAAAAAGGCCCGGTTCTCACCGGGCCTTTTCTTTAATACATGACCTTGTGGCCATACTGCTCAAGAATACCTTTCACGCGCTCCATCGTCTCTTTTTTCGGTGGCTTCACGCCATCAAGTTTGTACTCTTCACCCATCGCCACCCATTTATGTTTGCCGAGTTCGTGATAGGGCAGAAGCTCAATTTTCTCGACGTTGCCCATGTCGCGGGTAAATTCCCCCAGGCGGTGCGCAGAGTCGTCATCATCTGACCAGCCGGGAACAACAACATAGCGGATCCAGGTTTTGATGCCTTTGTCGGCAATATACTTCGCAAATTCCAGCGTACGGTGGTTGGAAACGCCAACCAGATTCTGGTGGATCTCATCATTCATCTGTTTGAGATCGAGCATCACCAGATCGGTCACTTCGAGCAGTTCATCAATGACCGGATCGTAGCGGCGCACGAAGCCGTTGGTATCGAGACAGGTATGAATGCCTTCCTTGCGGCAGGCGCGGAACCAGTCGCGGACAAATTCAGCCTGAAGAATGGCTTCGCCGCCGGATGCGGTCACGCCGCCGCCGGACGCGTTCATAAAGTGGCGATAGGTCACCACCTCTTTCATCAGATCTTCCACGGTGACTTCTTTCCCACCATGAGTGTCCCACGTGTCGCGGTTGTGGCAGTACAGGCAGCGCATCAGGCAGCCCTGGAAGAAGGTAATAAAGCGGATACCTGGGCCATCGACGGTGCCACAGGATTCAAAGGAGTGAATGCGACCAATAGTTGACATTGCGGTGAGATCTCCGAATTTGGCCCATCCGGGGGCCTATGTAGTTGCACAGCTCAAAGGCTATGTCGAGTCTGTTTTGGCTGTTATCCATTCAGTATAGATAGCGGACAAAAGAGACTGATGAAGCGAGGGTGTTAAAAAGGCCCCACTTGCGTGGAGCCTTTATTGTACGCCTTTTAACGCGTGATTTCAGTCAATTCCACTTACATGGACTGAGTGAAAGTACGGGTGATAACGTCCTGCTGCTGTTCTTTAGTCAGGGAGTTAAAACGTACTGCGTAGCCAGATACACGGATGGTCAGCTGAGGATATTTCTCAGGGTGTTCCATCGCATCGAGCAGCATTTCACGGTTCATTACGTTCACGTTCAGGTGCTGACCACCTTCGATGGACGCTTCGTGGTGGAAGTAACCATCCATCAGACCCGCGAGGTTAGTTTTACGTACTTCGTCATCTTTACCCAGCGCGTTTGGCACGATAGAGAAGGTGTAAGAAATACCATCTTTCGCGTAGGCAAACGGCAGTTTAGCAACGGAGGTCAGAGAGGCAACCGCACCTTTCTGGTCACGACCGTGCATTGGGTTAGCACCTGGGCCGAATGGCGCGCCAGCACGACGACCGTCTGGGGTGTTACCGGTTTTCTTACCATACACAACGTTAGAGGTGATGGTCAGAACAGACTGAGTCGGGATAGCGTTACGGTAGGTAGTGAGTTTCTGAATTTTCTTCATGAAACGTTCTACCAGGTCAACCGCCATGTCATCAACGCGAGCGTCGTTGTTACCAAACTGCGGGTATTCGCCTTCGATTTCGAAGTCGATAGCCAGACCGTCTTCGTCACGAATTGGTTTAACTTTCGCATATTTGATTGCAGACAGGGAGTCAGCCGCAACGGACAGGCCTGCGATACCACACGCCATGGTGCGAACCACGTCACGGTCGTGCAGCGCCATCAGAGAGGCTTCGTAGCTGTACTTGTCGTGCATGTAGTGGATAACGTTCAGTGCAGTCACGTACTGCTTCGCCAGCCAGTCCATGAAGTGGTCCATGCGCTCCATGACTTCGTCATAGTTCAGCACGTCGCCTTTGATAGGTTCAGACTTAGGACCCACCTGCATTTTCAGTTTTTCATCAACGCCGCCGTTGATGGCGTACAGCATGGTTTTCGCCAGGTTTGCACGCGCACCGAAGAACTGCATTTGCTTACCAACAACCATTGGGCTTACGCAGCACGCGATAGCGTAGTCGTCGTTGTTGAAGTCCGGACGCATCAGGTCATCGTTCTCATACTGCAGAGAAGAGGTGTCGATGGACACTTTAGCGGCGAATTTCTTGAAGTTCAGAGGCAGTTTTTCAGACCACAGAACGGTGATGTTCGGCTCCGGAGAAGGACCCATGGTGTACAGGGTGTTCAGGAAGCGGAAGCTGTTTTTGGTTACCAGAGTACGGCCATCTACGCCCATACCGCCGATAGATTCGGTTGCCCAGATTGGGTCACCAGAGAACAGCTCATCATATTCTGGAGTACGCAGGAAGCGAACCATACGCAGCTTCATGACCAGGTGGTCAATCATTTCCTGAGCGTCTTGCTCGGTGATTTTACCTGCTTTCAGGTCACGTTCGATGTACGCATCCAGGAAGGTGGATACGCGGCCGAAGGACATTGCTGCACCATTCTGAGACTTAACAGCGGCCAGGTAGCCGAAGTAGGTCCACTGGATAGCTTCCTGGGCGTTGGTTGCAGGACCAGAGATATCGCAGCCATATTTCGCTGCCATCTCTTTGATCTGACCCAGCGCACGGTGCTGTTCAGCAATTTCTTCACGCAGACGGATAGTCGCTTCCAGGTTTACGCCGTTTTCCAGGTCAGACTGCAGGGAAACAAACTGCGCGTATTTGTCTTTCATCAGGAAGTCGATACCGTACAGCGCAACGCGACGGTAGTCACCAATGATACGGCCACGGCCATACGCATCTGGCAGACCAGTCAGAACGCCAGATTTACGGCAGTTCAGAATGTCTTTGGTGTAAACATCGAATACACCCTGGTTGTGGGTTTTACGGTATTCGGTGAAGATTTTTTTCAGCATTGGGTCCAGCTCGCGGTTATACGCTTTGCAGGAACCTTCAACCATTTTGATACCACCGAACGGGATGATTGCGCGTTTCAGTGGTGCTTCAGTCTGCAGACCAACGATTTTCTCAAGGGCTTTGTTGATATAGCCAGCATCGTGAGAAGTGATGGTGGAAGCAACGGAGGTGTCAAAATCAACTGGCGCGTGAGTGCGGTTTTCCAGTTTAACGCCTTCCATTACGCTGTCCCACAGCTTGGTGGTCGCGTCAGTTGCGCCAGCCAGGAAGGATTCGTCACCTTCATACGGGGTATAGTTTTTCTGAATGAAGTCACGGACGTTGACTTCATTCTGCCAGTCACCTTTCGCAAAACCTTCCCAGGCTGTGGCTAACTTTTCATTAAGCTCGGACATGTAACACCTACCTTCTTAAGTGGATTTTTTATTTACTGCCTGAGATAACCATCAATGATGGTCGTCGCCACGCAGGTAAATGACCCAGTATGTCAACCCAACTAACAGACCCCCACCGATAATGTTCCCGATAGTGACGGGGATCAGGTTATCAGTAATGAAATTCATAATAGTCAGGTGAGAGAAACTTTCCGGGGATGAACCAATTGCGGTCCAGAACTCCGGGCTTGCAAAGTTGCGGATAACAATCCCCATCGGGATCATGAACATATTCGCAATACTGTGCTCAAAGCCGCTGGCAACAAACATCGCAACCGGCAGAACCATAATCATGGCTTTATCCATCAGGCTACGACCAGAATAGCTCATCCAGACCGCCAGGCAGACCATCAGGTTTGCAAGGATGCCGAGAGCAACGGCTTCGATAAATGTGTGGTGCATTTTGTGGTCGGCGGTTTGCAGGACGTTAAGCCCCCAGCCGCCGTTGGCGGTCATGTACTCGCCAGAAAGCCACATCAACAGAACAAAGAGCAGACAGCCAATCAGGTTGCCAACGTAGACGTTAAGCCAGTTGCGCGCCAGTTGACCCCAGGTAATTCTTCCGCTGGCTTTTGCCACGACAATCAGCACCGTTGAGGTGAAGAGGTCGGCACCGCAGA comes from Enterobacter kobei and encodes:
- a CDS encoding MFS transporter translates to MTTYTRPVLLLLCGLLLLTLAIAVLNTLVPLWLAHENLPTWQVGMVSSSFFTGNLLGTLLTGSLIKRFGFNRSYYLASLIFAAGCAGLGLMVGFWSWMAWRFIAGVGCAMIWVVVESALMCSGTSRNRGRLLAAYMMVYYVGTVLGQLMVSKLPTDLMSVLPWVTGMVLAAILPLLFTRIVNQKSEHQEATHIWPMLRLRQARLGVNGCIISGIVLGSLYGLMPLYLNHQGVSDAGIGFWMAVMVSAGIVGQWPIGRLADRFGRLLVLRVQVFVVIMGCFAMLSNAAMAPALFILGAAGFTLYPVAMAWACEKVEHHQLVAMNQALLLSYTIGSLLGPTFTAMLMQSYSDNLLFIMIASVSFIYLLMLLRKAGEHPTPVAHA
- the pflB gene encoding formate C-acetyltransferase, coding for MSELNEKLATAWEGFAKGDWQNEVNVRDFIQKNYTPYEGDESFLAGATDATTKLWDSVMEGVKLENRTHAPVDFDTSVASTITSHDAGYINKALEKIVGLQTEAPLKRAIIPFGGIKMVEGSCKAYNRELDPMLKKIFTEYRKTHNQGVFDVYTKDILNCRKSGVLTGLPDAYGRGRIIGDYRRVALYGIDFLMKDKYAQFVSLQSDLENGVNLEATIRLREEIAEQHRALGQIKEMAAKYGCDISGPATNAQEAIQWTYFGYLAAVKSQNGAAMSFGRVSTFLDAYIERDLKAGKITEQDAQEMIDHLVMKLRMVRFLRTPEYDELFSGDPIWATESIGGMGVDGRTLVTKNSFRFLNTLYTMGPSPEPNITVLWSEKLPLNFKKFAAKVSIDTSSLQYENDDLMRPDFNNDDYAIACCVSPMVVGKQMQFFGARANLAKTMLYAINGGVDEKLKMQVGPKSEPIKGDVLNYDEVMERMDHFMDWLAKQYVTALNVIHYMHDKYSYEASLMALHDRDVVRTMACGIAGLSVAADSLSAIKYAKVKPIRDEDGLAIDFEIEGEYPQFGNNDARVDDMAVDLVERFMKKIQKLTTYRNAIPTQSVLTITSNVVYGKKTGNTPDGRRAGAPFGPGANPMHGRDQKGAVASLTSVAKLPFAYAKDGISYTFSIVPNALGKDDEVRKTNLAGLMDGYFHHEASIEGGQHLNVNVMNREMLLDAMEHPEKYPQLTIRVSGYAVRFNSLTKEQQQDVITRTFTQSM
- a CDS encoding anti-virulence regulator CigR family protein gives rise to the protein MSKRRFSTTALAVVLSLTFATAPVMANPGNGNGGGHGNGGGQGNGGNHGNGNSGNHGNKQNSGQDNPGKSDKSFKSSKDVGNDVDARVSFDHARHLALNYGLTGYESLPPGIAKNLARGKPLPPGIAKKTVPASMLGQLPSYPGYEWRVVGDDLVLIALSTAIVTSVINGVFK
- the pflA gene encoding pyruvate formate lyase 1-activating protein, coding for MSTIGRIHSFESCGTVDGPGIRFITFFQGCLMRCLYCHNRDTWDTHGGKEVTVEDLMKEVVTYRHFMNASGGGVTASGGEAILQAEFVRDWFRACRKEGIHTCLDTNGFVRRYDPVIDELLEVTDLVMLDLKQMNDEIHQNLVGVSNHRTLEFAKYIADKGIKTWIRYVVVPGWSDDDDSAHRLGEFTRDMGNVEKIELLPYHELGKHKWVAMGEEYKLDGVKPPKKETMERVKGILEQYGHKVMY
- a CDS encoding IS1 family transposase (programmed frameshift) produces the protein MASISISCPSCSATEGVVRNGKSTAGHQRYLCSHCRKTWQLQFTYTASQPGTHQKIIDMAMNGVGCRATARIMGVGLNTILRHFKKLRPQSVTSRIQPGSDVIVCAEMDEQWGYVGAKSRQRWLFYAYDRIRRTVVAHVFGERTLATLERLLSLLSAFEVVVWMTDGWPLYESRLKGKLHVISKRYTQRIERHNLNLRQHLARLGRKSLSFSKSVELHDKVIGHYLNIKHYQ
- the focA gene encoding formate transporter FocA, whose protein sequence is MKADNPFDLLLPAAMAKVAEEAGVYKATKHPMKTFYLAITAGVFISIAFVFYITATTGTAGMPFGMAKLIGGICFSLGLILCVICGADLFTSTVLIVVAKASGRITWGQLARNWLNVYVGNLIGCLLFVLLMWLSGEYMTANGGWGLNVLQTADHKMHHTFIEAVALGILANLMVCLAVWMSYSGRSLMDKAMIMVLPVAMFVASGFEHSIANMFMIPMGIVIRNFASPEFWTAIGSSPESFSHLTIMNFITDNLIPVTIGNIIGGGLLVGLTYWVIYLRGDDHH